Proteins found in one Sphingomonas sp. SORGH_AS_0879 genomic segment:
- the purB gene encoding adenylosuccinate lyase: MIPRYSRAPMTRIWDPQTRFRIWFEIEAHATDALAELGVVPKEAAARIWEADKAAGDFDIARIDAIEAETKHDVIAFLTHVAERTGPEARFLHQGMTSSDVLDTCLAVQLARASDILIEDLDALLAVIKRRAYEHKLTPTIGRSHGIHAEPVTFGLKLAQAYAEFDRNRARLVAARADIATCAISGAVGTFANIDPRVEAHVAEKMGLTVEPVSTQVIPRDRHAMFFATLGVIASSIERLATEVRHLQRTEVLEAEEYFSPGQKGSSAMPHKRNPVLTENLTGLARMVRGYVTPALENVALWHERDISHSSVERYIGPDATITLDFALARLTGVIDKLVVYPARMEKNLNKMGGLVHSQRVLLALTQAGVSREDSYRLVQRNAMKVWESDGELSLMELLKADADVTAALSPEEIEARFDLNYHYKNVDTIFARVFGE; encoded by the coding sequence ATGATTCCGCGTTATTCCCGTGCCCCCATGACCCGGATCTGGGATCCGCAGACCCGTTTCCGCATCTGGTTCGAGATCGAGGCGCACGCCACCGACGCGCTCGCCGAACTGGGCGTCGTGCCCAAGGAAGCCGCCGCGCGCATCTGGGAAGCCGACAAGGCGGCGGGCGATTTCGACATCGCGCGCATCGACGCGATCGAGGCGGAGACCAAGCACGACGTCATCGCCTTCCTGACCCATGTCGCCGAGCGGACCGGGCCGGAAGCGCGCTTCCTGCACCAGGGCATGACCTCGTCGGACGTGCTCGACACCTGCCTGGCGGTGCAGCTTGCCCGCGCCTCGGACATCCTGATCGAGGATCTGGACGCGCTGCTCGCCGTCATCAAGCGCCGCGCATACGAGCACAAGCTGACCCCGACCATCGGGCGCAGCCACGGCATCCATGCCGAGCCGGTTACCTTCGGCCTGAAGCTGGCCCAGGCCTATGCCGAGTTCGACCGCAACCGCGCCCGCCTGGTCGCCGCGCGCGCCGATATCGCCACCTGCGCCATTTCGGGCGCGGTCGGCACCTTCGCCAATATCGACCCACGTGTCGAAGCCCATGTCGCCGAGAAGATGGGCCTGACCGTCGAGCCCGTCTCGACCCAGGTCATCCCTCGCGATCGCCATGCGATGTTCTTCGCGACTTTGGGCGTCATCGCCAGTTCGATCGAGCGACTGGCCACCGAAGTCCGCCATCTCCAGCGTACCGAGGTTCTGGAAGCCGAGGAATATTTCTCGCCCGGTCAGAAGGGCTCGTCGGCGATGCCGCACAAGCGCAACCCGGTGCTGACCGAGAATCTGACCGGTCTGGCCCGCATGGTGCGCGGCTATGTGACCCCGGCGCTTGAGAATGTCGCGCTGTGGCATGAGCGCGATATCAGCCACTCCTCGGTCGAGCGGTACATCGGCCCCGATGCGACCATCACCCTGGACTTCGCGCTGGCCCGCCTGACCGGCGTGATCGACAAGCTGGTCGTCTATCCGGCGCGGATGGAGAAGAACCTCAACAAGATGGGTGGCCTCGTCCATTCGCAGCGCGTGCTGCTGGCGCTGACCCAGGCGGGCGTGAGCCGCGAGGACAGCTATCGCCTCGTCCAGCGCAACGCGATGAAGGTGTGGGAGTCGGACGGCGAATTGTCGCTGATGGAACTGCTCAAGGCTGACGCGGACGTGACGGCGGCGCTGTCGCCAGAGGAGATCGAGGCGCGGTTCGACCTCAATTATCACTATAAGAATGTCGACACGATCTTCGCACGGGTGTTCGGCGAGTGA
- a CDS encoding thioredoxin family protein yields the protein MRRVMTCVAMMTAAMMLPAAAPVSAPRVGIASFEALAKPLPLPYHAGDAKAEIAAARVQAVKAHKRLLIDLGGNWCLDCRLLAGVMETPQMRPFVARHFEVVTVDVGRFDQNMDIPASYGIQGRLKGVPAVLIVDPKTNKLVNAGRETALADARAMTPQAVADWVAQWVG from the coding sequence ATGCGTAGAGTGATGACGTGCGTGGCCATGATGACGGCCGCGATGATGCTTCCCGCTGCGGCGCCCGTATCGGCTCCGCGCGTCGGGATCGCCAGTTTCGAGGCGTTGGCCAAGCCCTTGCCGCTTCCCTATCATGCCGGGGATGCCAAGGCGGAGATCGCCGCTGCACGAGTACAGGCGGTCAAGGCGCATAAGCGCTTGCTGATCGATCTGGGGGGCAATTGGTGCCTCGACTGCCGGTTGCTGGCGGGCGTGATGGAAACGCCGCAGATGCGGCCCTTCGTCGCCAGGCATTTCGAGGTGGTGACGGTCGATGTCGGCCGGTTCGACCAGAATATGGATATTCCGGCGTCCTACGGCATCCAGGGACGGCTAAAGGGTGTGCCCGCCGTCCTGATCGTCGATCCGAAGACCAACAAGCTGGTCAATGCAGGGCGGGAAACGGCGCTGGCCGATGCGCGGGCGATGACGCCGCAGGCGGTGGCGGATTGGGTGGCGCAGTGGGTGGGGTGA
- a CDS encoding EF-hand domain-containing protein, producing the protein MMASAPVFAQDTTASGQTSPAPAQTAPATAADPTQAAQPATDPAATTPAQGQVQATGDQIAQVVDTQFPTYDKDGDGKLNRAEFGQWMVALKSQTDPSTKADAPATRKWIGTAFAQADTDKDKTVSKTELTGFLSQGQG; encoded by the coding sequence ATGATGGCGTCTGCCCCTGTGTTTGCGCAGGACACGACCGCGTCCGGTCAGACCTCACCCGCCCCGGCCCAGACCGCGCCCGCTACAGCGGCTGATCCAACGCAGGCCGCGCAGCCCGCGACCGATCCGGCTGCCACGACCCCGGCACAGGGTCAGGTTCAGGCGACCGGCGACCAGATCGCGCAGGTCGTGGACACCCAGTTTCCGACCTATGACAAGGACGGCGACGGCAAGTTGAACAGGGCCGAGTTCGGCCAGTGGATGGTCGCACTGAAATCGCAGACCGATCCGTCGACCAAGGCGGATGCGCCCGCGACCAGGAAGTGGATCGGCACCGCCTTCGCCCAGGCCGATACCGACAAGGACAAGACGGTGTCGAAGACCGAACTGACCGGCTTTCTGAGCCAGGGTCAGGGCTAA
- a CDS encoding TraB/GumN family protein — translation MKAALTSLALILALPACAQSTPAKDANDADPALWVVKDADTTIYLFGTIHVLKPGLSWFDEAVKTAFDKSDQLVLEMVQPDPATMQQIVVKNGLVMTGPTLTEQLPADKRGAYLKAMTDAGLPPQAFDRMKPWLAGVTLSLVPIQKLGYDPKNGPETVLADAAKASGKPVAGLETAEQQISYFNGLSQKAQIEFLTSTVEDMPKAGEEMAKMVDEWAHGDPDALARDMNESLKDSPEVAKTLLTDRNARWATWIKDRMAKPGTLFIAVGAGHLAGDDSVQAQLARQGITAQRIAY, via the coding sequence ATGAAAGCCGCCCTCACCTCGCTCGCGCTGATACTGGCGCTCCCGGCCTGTGCGCAGAGCACGCCCGCGAAAGACGCCAACGATGCCGACCCCGCCTTGTGGGTGGTCAAGGATGCCGACACCACCATCTATCTGTTCGGCACCATCCATGTGCTGAAGCCGGGCCTGAGCTGGTTCGACGAGGCGGTGAAGACCGCCTTCGACAAGTCCGATCAACTCGTCCTCGAAATGGTGCAGCCCGATCCGGCCACCATGCAACAGATCGTCGTGAAGAACGGCCTGGTCATGACCGGCCCGACGCTGACCGAGCAACTGCCCGCGGACAAGCGCGGGGCCTATCTGAAGGCGATGACCGATGCGGGTCTGCCGCCCCAGGCGTTCGACCGGATGAAGCCGTGGCTGGCGGGCGTCACCCTGTCGCTCGTGCCGATCCAGAAGCTGGGTTACGATCCGAAGAACGGCCCGGAAACGGTGCTGGCCGACGCGGCCAAGGCGTCGGGCAAGCCGGTGGCCGGACTGGAGACCGCCGAGCAGCAGATCAGCTATTTCAACGGCCTGTCGCAAAAGGCGCAGATCGAATTCCTGACCTCCACCGTCGAGGACATGCCCAAGGCGGGCGAGGAAATGGCCAAGATGGTGGACGAATGGGCCCATGGCGACCCCGACGCGCTGGCCCGCGACATGAACGAAAGCCTGAAGGACTCGCCCGAGGTCGCCAAGACCCTGCTTACCGATCGCAACGCCCGCTGGGCGACCTGGATCAAGGATCGGATGGCCAAGCCCGGCACCCTCTTCATCGCGGTCGGCGCGGGCCATCTGGCCGGTGACGACAGCGTCCAGGCGCAACTCGCCAGGCAGGGGATCACGGCGCAGCGCATCGCCTATTGA
- a CDS encoding 50S ribosomal protein L25/general stress protein Ctc, with the protein MSDTLTLAAETRDQVGKGASRSLRREGRVPAVIYGRNQAAASIHLEEKALVKALMTGHFFTSVIMVDGQRTLAKDVAFHPVTDRPLHVDFLRIGEHETVTVAVPVVFTDEDQSGVKQGGVLNVTRHEIELVVDAANIPTEITVSLKGVAVGDSIHISDVKLPKGAEPAIDDRDFAIATIVPPTVPTATDEAAAAEGSEEA; encoded by the coding sequence ATGAGCGACACCCTTACGCTCGCCGCCGAGACGCGCGATCAGGTTGGCAAGGGAGCCTCCCGTTCGCTGCGTCGTGAAGGCCGCGTCCCCGCCGTGATCTATGGCCGCAACCAGGCCGCCGCGTCGATCCATCTCGAAGAGAAGGCCCTCGTCAAGGCGCTGATGACCGGCCATTTCTTCACCTCGGTCATCATGGTGGACGGCCAGCGCACGCTGGCGAAGGACGTCGCGTTCCATCCGGTCACCGACCGCCCGCTGCACGTCGACTTCCTGCGCATCGGCGAGCATGAAACCGTCACGGTCGCCGTGCCCGTCGTGTTCACCGACGAAGACCAGAGCGGCGTGAAGCAGGGCGGCGTCCTGAACGTCACCCGTCACGAGATCGAGCTGGTGGTCGACGCCGCCAATATCCCGACCGAGATCACCGTCTCGCTGAAGGGTGTGGCCGTGGGCGACTCGATCCATATCTCGGACGTGAAGCTGCCCAAGGGCGCAGAGCCCGCCATCGACGACCGCGACTTCGCGATCGCGACGATCGTGCCGCCGACGGTTCCGACCGCCACGGACGAAGCGGCAGCGGCCGAAGGTTCGGAAGAGGCCTGA
- a CDS encoding glycine--tRNA ligase subunit alpha has product MILTLHDYWSERGCVILQPYDMEMGAGTFHPATTLRALGPDSWNAAFVQPCRRPTDGRYGENPNRLQHYYQYQVILKPSPADLQDLYLGSLAAIGVDMAKHDIRFVEDDWESPTLGAWGLGWEVWCDGMEVTQFTYFQQMGGYDMKPVAGELTYGLERLAMYIQDVDNVYDLRFNDAGVSYGDVFLENEKQMSTWNFEVADTDTLFDAFRKAAAECERCLEAKLPIPAYEQAIKASHTFNLLQARGVISVAERQAYMGRVRDLAKGACGAWMDKNGWAA; this is encoded by the coding sequence ATGATCCTCACCCTCCATGACTATTGGAGCGAGCGGGGATGCGTGATCCTGCAACCCTATGACATGGAGATGGGGGCGGGCACCTTTCACCCCGCGACCACGCTGCGGGCGCTGGGGCCGGATTCGTGGAACGCCGCCTTCGTCCAGCCGTGCCGCCGCCCGACCGACGGCCGCTATGGCGAGAACCCCAACCGGCTCCAGCATTATTACCAGTATCAGGTGATCCTGAAGCCCTCGCCCGCCGATTTGCAGGACCTGTATCTGGGCAGTCTCGCCGCGATCGGCGTGGACATGGCCAAGCATGATATCCGCTTCGTCGAGGACGATTGGGAAAGCCCGACGCTGGGCGCCTGGGGCCTGGGCTGGGAGGTCTGGTGCGACGGGATGGAGGTGACGCAGTTCACCTATTTCCAGCAGATGGGCGGATACGACATGAAGCCGGTCGCGGGCGAACTGACCTACGGACTCGAGCGTCTGGCCATGTATATCCAGGACGTCGACAATGTGTACGACCTGCGCTTCAACGATGCGGGCGTGAGTTACGGCGACGTGTTTCTCGAAAACGAGAAGCAGATGTCGACCTGGAATTTCGAGGTCGCCGACACCGACACGCTGTTCGACGCCTTCCGCAAGGCGGCGGCCGAGTGCGAGCGCTGTCTGGAGGCCAAGCTGCCCATCCCCGCCTATGAACAGGCGATCAAGGCCAGCCATACCTTCAACCTGCTGCAAGCACGCGGCGTGATCTCGGTGGCGGAGCGCCAGGCCTATATGGGCCGCGTCCGCGATCTGGCGAAGGGCGCATGCGGCGCCTGGATGGACAAGAACGGATGGGCCGCGTGA
- the glyS gene encoding glycine--tRNA ligase subunit beta, translating into MTDFLLELRSEEIPARMQAGARENLAKLFTAELAKAGLSAGEIVTYAGPRRLALIAKGLPAATEAVSEEVKGPRASAPPQALEGFLRKTGLTREQLTERDGVLFAITEKPGRATAQVLAEAIPAIIRAFPWPKSMRWGAESASTESMRWVRPLHAIVALFGAEVVPFEIAGITSGNTTRGHRFHAPAEIVLTGADAYVEQLRGAKVLVDQDERAAIIRDHASVLAAEAGLELVEDEGLVAENAGLTEWPVPLLGRFDEAFLDVPPEVIQLTARVNQKYFVCRSADGKLANAFVCTANIQATDGGAKIVEGNGKVLAARLSDARFFYETDLKTRLDDLRPKLEKIVFHEKLGTVADKVERVAKLARWLVEEGIVTESPSRRREGLGEGSASDDVASGTVPPPSPPASGGGALADLAERAAYLAKADLVTGMVGEFPELQGLMGGYYAAAQGEDPRVAEAIRDHYKPVGQGDDVPTAPVTVAVALAERLHTLAAFFEAGIEPTGSKDPFALRRAALGILQLILTNSLRFGLRSGFENVLANNRYGQTYLTEEPTLGKLLDFFADRLKVQQREAGVRHDLIDAVFALGGEDDLVRLLARVRALQAFVTTDDGTNLLAGYKRAANILKKEGVKGDQPWTAPTYTPEPAEAELIAALDAAEPKAAEAVKAEDFEAAMAALASLRAPIDRFFDDVTVNDADPAKRAARLALLARVRAAVHTVADFSRIEG; encoded by the coding sequence ATGACCGATTTCCTGCTCGAACTCCGCTCCGAAGAAATCCCCGCCCGGATGCAGGCGGGCGCGCGCGAGAATCTCGCCAAGCTGTTCACCGCCGAACTCGCCAAGGCCGGGCTGTCGGCGGGCGAGATCGTCACCTATGCTGGCCCGCGCCGTCTGGCGTTGATCGCCAAGGGCTTGCCCGCCGCGACCGAGGCCGTGTCCGAGGAGGTGAAGGGCCCGCGCGCCTCCGCCCCGCCCCAGGCCCTGGAGGGCTTTCTCCGCAAGACCGGGCTGACCCGCGAGCAATTGACCGAGCGCGACGGCGTGCTGTTCGCCATCACCGAAAAGCCCGGCCGCGCGACGGCGCAAGTGCTGGCCGAGGCGATCCCCGCGATCATCCGCGCCTTCCCCTGGCCCAAGTCGATGCGCTGGGGCGCGGAGTCCGCCTCGACCGAGTCGATGCGCTGGGTCCGTCCGCTGCACGCCATCGTCGCGCTGTTCGGGGCAGAGGTGGTGCCGTTCGAGATCGCGGGGATCACCAGCGGCAACACGACGCGAGGGCATCGTTTCCATGCGCCCGCCGAGATCGTGCTGACCGGCGCGGATGCTTATGTCGAGCAGTTGCGCGGGGCCAAGGTGCTGGTCGATCAGGACGAGCGCGCCGCGATCATCCGTGACCATGCGTCGGTGCTGGCCGCCGAGGCCGGGCTTGAACTGGTCGAGGACGAAGGGCTGGTCGCGGAGAATGCCGGGCTGACCGAATGGCCGGTGCCGCTGCTCGGGCGCTTCGACGAAGCGTTCCTGGACGTGCCGCCGGAGGTCATCCAGCTGACCGCGCGGGTGAACCAGAAATATTTCGTCTGCCGCTCCGCCGACGGCAAGCTGGCCAACGCCTTCGTCTGCACCGCCAATATCCAGGCGACCGACGGCGGCGCGAAAATCGTCGAGGGCAATGGTAAGGTGCTCGCCGCCCGCCTGTCCGACGCGCGCTTCTTCTATGAGACGGACCTGAAGACCAGGCTCGACGATCTGCGGCCCAAGCTGGAAAAGATCGTCTTCCACGAAAAGCTCGGCACCGTCGCCGACAAGGTCGAGCGGGTGGCCAAGCTCGCCCGCTGGTTGGTGGAAGAGGGGATCGTGACCGAATCCCCCTCCCGCAGGCGGGAGGGGCTAGGGGAGGGCAGTGCCTCGGACGACGTCGCCAGCGGAACCGTCCCCCCCCCATCCCCCCCCGCAAGCGGAGGGGGAGCACTTGCCGATCTGGCGGAGCGCGCCGCGTATCTGGCGAAGGCCGATCTCGTCACGGGCATGGTCGGCGAGTTCCCCGAATTGCAGGGCCTGATGGGTGGCTATTACGCCGCCGCACAGGGCGAAGACCCGCGCGTGGCCGAGGCGATACGCGATCACTACAAGCCGGTCGGGCAGGGCGATGATGTCCCCACCGCGCCGGTGACGGTGGCCGTGGCGCTGGCGGAGCGTCTTCACACCCTCGCCGCATTTTTTGAAGCGGGGATTGAACCGACTGGGTCAAAAGACCCGTTCGCACTTCGCCGGGCGGCACTCGGAATTCTTCAGCTAATTTTGACAAATAGCTTGCGGTTCGGACTTCGCTCTGGGTTCGAGAATGTGTTGGCTAATAATCGGTATGGGCAGACCTATCTTACCGAAGAGCCGACGCTTGGAAAGCTGCTCGACTTCTTCGCCGACCGCCTCAAGGTCCAGCAGCGCGAAGCGGGCGTGCGGCACGACCTGATCGACGCCGTATTCGCGCTCGGTGGTGAGGACGACCTCGTCCGCCTGCTCGCCCGTGTCCGCGCGTTGCAAGCCTTCGTCACCACCGATGACGGCACCAACCTGCTCGCCGGCTACAAGCGCGCCGCGAATATCCTGAAGAAGGAAGGCGTCAAGGGCGACCAGCCCTGGACCGCGCCGACCTACACGCCCGAACCCGCCGAGGCCGAACTGATCGCCGCGCTCGACGCGGCCGAGCCCAAGGCGGCCGAGGCGGTGAAGGCCGAGGATTTTGAAGCCGCCATGGCCGCGCTTGCCTCGCTGCGTGCGCCGATCGACCGGTTCTTCGACGATGTGACCGTCAACGACGCCGATCCGGCCAAGCGCGCCGCGCGCCTCGCGCTGCTCGCCCGTGTCCGGGCCGCCGTCCACACGGTAGCCGATTTCTCGAGGATCGAGGGATGA
- a CDS encoding helix-turn-helix transcriptional regulator, whose protein sequence is MKNRLKVLRAERNWSQAELAGRLDVSRQAVNAIETGKYDPSLPLAFRIGRLFAMPIEEIFDDEHDGE, encoded by the coding sequence ATGAAAAATCGCCTCAAGGTACTGCGCGCCGAACGCAACTGGAGCCAGGCGGAGTTGGCCGGGCGGCTCGACGTGTCGCGCCAGGCCGTCAACGCCATCGAGACGGGGAAATACGACCCCTCGCTGCCGCTCGCCTTCCGCATCGGACGACTGTTCGCAATGCCGATCGAGGAGATTTTCGATGACGAACATGATGGTGAATGA
- the dnaJ gene encoding molecular chaperone DnaJ — translation MSTTIDYYELLECERTADDATIKSRYRKLAMQYHPDRNAGCKESEAKFKAISEAYDCLKDPQKRAAYDRYGHAAFQQGMGGGGGGGAQDFGAFSDIFESVFGEFMGGGRGGGRQSPRRGADLRYDMEITLEEAFHGKQTEITVDVSATCDTCDGSGAKAGTSAKTCQQCGGHGKVRAQQGFFVVERTCPVCQGAGQIIADPCPDCRGDGRVEKTKTLAVNIPAGVDEGTRIRLSGEGEAGARGAPAGDLYIFLHVKRHAIFEREGTTLFARAPISFTTAALGGSLSIPGLDGRTHEIKIPAGIQSGKQLRQRGAGMPVLQGRGTGDLVIQIEVETPTRLSTRQRELLELFRETETGDECPESQGFFAKLKSVFAGE, via the coding sequence ATGAGCACGACGATCGACTATTATGAACTGCTCGAATGCGAGCGCACGGCGGACGATGCGACGATCAAGTCGCGTTACCGCAAGCTGGCCATGCAATATCACCCGGATCGCAATGCGGGCTGCAAGGAATCCGAGGCCAAGTTCAAGGCGATCAGCGAAGCCTATGACTGTCTGAAAGACCCCCAGAAGCGGGCGGCTTATGACCGTTATGGCCATGCCGCGTTCCAGCAGGGCATGGGCGGCGGCGGTGGCGGCGGCGCGCAGGATTTCGGCGCCTTTTCCGACATTTTCGAAAGCGTCTTCGGTGAGTTCATGGGCGGGGGACGCGGCGGCGGGCGGCAAAGCCCCCGGCGTGGCGCGGACCTGCGCTACGATATGGAGATCACGCTCGAGGAAGCGTTCCACGGCAAGCAGACCGAGATCACGGTCGATGTCTCGGCCACGTGCGACACATGCGACGGCTCTGGCGCGAAGGCCGGGACCAGTGCCAAGACCTGTCAGCAATGCGGCGGGCACGGCAAGGTGCGCGCGCAGCAGGGCTTCTTCGTGGTCGAGCGGACCTGCCCGGTCTGTCAGGGCGCGGGCCAGATCATCGCCGATCCCTGTCCCGATTGTCGCGGCGATGGCCGTGTGGAAAAGACCAAGACGCTGGCGGTGAATATCCCGGCGGGCGTGGACGAAGGCACCCGCATCCGCCTGTCCGGCGAGGGCGAGGCGGGTGCGCGCGGTGCGCCGGCGGGCGACCTCTACATCTTCCTCCATGTGAAGCGGCACGCGATCTTTGAGCGCGAGGGCACCACCCTGTTCGCGCGCGCGCCGATCAGCTTCACCACGGCGGCGCTGGGCGGCTCGCTGTCCATCCCCGGCCTCGACGGCCGCACGCACGAGATCAAGATCCCGGCGGGCATCCAGTCGGGCAAGCAACTCCGCCAGCGCGGCGCGGGTATGCCCGTCTTGCAGGGACGCGGCACCGGCGATCTGGTCATTCAGATCGAGGTGGAGACCCCGACCCGGTTGTCGACCCGCCAGCGCGAATTGCTCGAACTCTTCCGCGAAACCGAGACGGGCGACGAATGCCCCGAGAGCCAGGGCTTCTTCGCCAAGTTGAAGAGTGTCTTCGCGGGGGAGTAA
- the dnaK gene encoding molecular chaperone DnaK, protein MAKVIGIDLGTTNSCVAVMEGGKPKVIENAEGARTTPSIVAFAKDGERLIGQPAKRQAVTNPDNTIFAVKRLIGRRFDDPVTKKDTELVPYAIARGPNGDAWVNAGGKDYSPSQISAFTLQKMKETAESYLGETVTQAVITVPAYFNDAQRQATKDAGQIAGLEVLRIINEPTAAALAYGLEKQDGKTIAVYDLGGGTFDISILEIGDGVFEVKATNGDTFLGGEDFDNKIVDFLASGFQKDEGIDLTKDKLALQRLKEAAEKAKIELSSAQSTEVNLPFITADQNGPKHLVKSITRADLERLVEDLIQRTLEPCKKALADAGMKADEIADVVLVGGMTRMPRVREVVKNFFGKDPHTGVNPDEVVAMGAAIQAGVLQGDVKDVLLLDVTPLSLGIETLGGIMTKMIDRNTTIPTKKSQVYSTADDNQNAVTIRVFQGEREMAQDNKLLGQFDLVGIPPAPRGVPQIEVTFDIDANGIVNVSAKDKGTGKEQQIRIQASGGLSDSDIDQMVRDAEKFAEEDKKRRAEAEAKNNAESLIHTTERQLADNGDKVDASLKSEIEAAIAEAKTAVEGGNPDTMNEKAQALAQVAMKLGQAIYEKQQQADASPAADAGAAKQDDVVDAEFSEVDETK, encoded by the coding sequence ATGGCAAAAGTGATCGGCATCGACCTCGGCACCACCAACAGCTGCGTCGCTGTCATGGAGGGCGGCAAGCCCAAGGTCATCGAAAACGCGGAAGGCGCGCGCACCACGCCGTCGATCGTCGCCTTCGCCAAGGATGGCGAGCGCCTGATCGGCCAGCCCGCCAAGCGCCAGGCGGTGACCAACCCCGACAACACCATCTTCGCGGTGAAGCGCCTGATCGGTCGCCGCTTCGACGATCCCGTCACCAAGAAGGACACCGAGCTGGTCCCGTACGCCATCGCGCGCGGTCCGAACGGCGACGCGTGGGTCAATGCGGGCGGCAAGGATTACAGCCCGTCGCAGATTTCGGCCTTCACGCTCCAGAAGATGAAGGAAACCGCCGAAAGCTATCTCGGCGAGACGGTGACCCAGGCGGTCATCACGGTTCCCGCCTACTTCAACGACGCGCAGCGCCAGGCGACCAAGGATGCCGGCCAGATCGCGGGCCTGGAAGTGCTGCGCATCATCAACGAGCCGACCGCGGCTGCGCTGGCGTACGGCCTGGAGAAGCAGGACGGCAAGACGATCGCGGTCTATGACCTTGGCGGCGGCACCTTCGACATCTCGATCCTCGAGATCGGCGACGGCGTGTTCGAGGTGAAGGCGACCAACGGCGATACCTTCCTGGGTGGCGAGGACTTCGACAACAAGATCGTCGATTTCCTGGCATCGGGCTTCCAGAAGGACGAGGGCATCGACCTCACCAAGGACAAGCTGGCGCTCCAGCGTCTGAAGGAAGCCGCCGAAAAGGCGAAGATCGAGCTGTCCTCGGCCCAGTCGACCGAGGTCAACCTGCCCTTCATCACCGCCGACCAGAACGGCCCGAAGCACCTCGTCAAGTCGATCACCCGCGCCGATCTGGAGCGTCTGGTCGAAGACCTGATCCAGCGCACGCTGGAGCCGTGCAAGAAGGCGCTGGCCGATGCGGGCATGAAGGCCGACGAGATCGCCGACGTGGTGCTGGTGGGCGGCATGACCCGCATGCCGCGCGTCCGTGAGGTCGTGAAGAACTTCTTCGGCAAGGACCCGCACACCGGCGTGAACCCGGACGAAGTCGTCGCCATGGGCGCGGCGATCCAGGCGGGCGTGCTCCAGGGCGACGTCAAGGACGTGCTGCTGCTCGACGTGACCCCGCTGTCGCTGGGTATCGAGACGCTGGGCGGCATCATGACCAAGATGATCGACCGCAACACGACGATCCCGACCAAGAAGAGCCAGGTCTATTCGACCGCCGACGACAACCAGAATGCGGTGACGATCCGGGTCTTCCAGGGCGAGCGCGAAATGGCGCAGGACAATAAGCTGCTGGGTCAGTTCGACCTGGTCGGCATCCCGCCCGCGCCGCGCGGCGTGCCGCAGATCGAGGTCACGTTCGACATCGACGCCAACGGCATCGTCAACGTCTCGGCCAAGGACAAGGGCACCGGCAAGGAGCAGCAGATCCGCATCCAGGCGTCGGGCGGCCTGTCGGACAGCGATATCGACCAGATGGTCCGTGACGCGGAGAAGTTCGCCGAAGAGGACAAGAAGCGTCGTGCCGAGGCCGAGGCGAAGAACAACGCCGAATCGCTGATCCACACCACCGAGCGTCAGCTTGCCGACAATGGCGACAAGGTCGATGCCTCGCTCAAGTCCGAGATCGAGGCGGCGATCGCCGAGGCCAAGACCGCGGTCGAGGGTGGCAATCCCGACACGATGAACGAGAAGGCGCAGGCGCTCGCTCAGGTCGCGATGAAGCTGGGCCAGGCGATCTACGAGAAGCAGCAGCAGGCCGACGCCTCGCCTGCCGCCGATGCGGGCGCGGCCAAGCAGGACGATGTCGTCGACGCCGAATTCTCGGAAGTCGACGAGACCAAGTAA